From the Synechococcus sp. Nb3U1 genome, the window TGCTCAGCCACAACCCCACCTCCGCCAATCGGCTTAGACTCATCCGGTTTCCTTTCGGGTTTCCCGCAGGTGTTTTGATCAGGACTCAATAGGCTGCCCTGAGCCTAGCTTGAAAGCGGAGCCCATCTCCCTCTACCCAGTACAGGGGTTGTGTAGATGTGAATCCCCACAAGCAGCCGCTGCAAATCCCATCCCTTTCGGTAAGATAGAGACGAAGTCAGTAGCACTTTTCTTCCTTCCTCCTCCAGGCTCCAATTAGCACGTTTGGCTGCTGCTTCTCTCTCCAAGGGGATCCCCTTGGGCGTACCTGATCATCATGATCATGGTTGATCATTTTTTGTGGGTGAGGAGGAAGATTGAAAGACATCATGGAAGGGTTTGTCCCGTCGCCAACCCTGGCTGGAACCGGATCCCTGCCCGAAACTGCTGGCCCCGTTTTGCACATCACTGGCAAGCACCCTTTACAAGGCCATATTCCTGTTGGCGGAGCAAAAAACTCAGCTCTGGCACTCATGGCGGGATCCCTTTTGGCCCCCGGTGCCTGTCGCATTCAGAATGTGCCGCGCCTGTTGGATATTGAGCGCATGGGGCAGATCCTGACCACACTGGGGGTTAAGGTTTCCCATGTTGGTCATACCCTCGACCTGGATGCTAGCTCCCTTAAAACCTCCCAAGCTCCCTACGAATTGGTCAGCCAGTTGCGGGCTAGCTTCTTCATCACTGGGCCGTTGTTAGCCCGTTTGGGGGTGGCGCGAGTGCCTTTACCAGGTGGTTGTGCCATCGGATCCCGTCCAGTGGATCTGCATGTGCGTGGGTTACAGGCGTTGGGAGCAACCGTCCAAATCGAACATGGGGTGGTTCATGCCTGTGCCCGTAAGTTGGTGGGAACCCGCATCTACCTCGACTATCCCAGCGTCGGTGCCACCGAAACCCTGATGATGGCGGCAACTCTGGCGGAAGGGGAAACGGTGATCGAAAATGCCGCCCAAGAACCGGAAGTGGCAGACTTGGCCCATTTTTGTCAGGCGATGGGAGCCCGCATTCGCGGCGTGGGCACCAATACTCTGGTAGTAGTGGGGGTACCCCGTCTGCACGGCGCGGAATACACCGTCATTCCCGATCGCATCGAGGCCAGTACCTATCTCATCGCCGGGGCCATTACCCGTTCTCACCTGACCATTGGCCCTGTCATTCCCGACCATCTGCGGGCGGTGATCGCCAAATTGCAAGTGATGGGGCTGCGGGTGGAAGAAGAAGGCCCGAACCGCCTGCGCATTGCCCCGGCCCAATTGGAATCCGGTTGGCTCTGCCAGGCTACAGATATACAAACGCTGCCCTATCCGGGTTTTCCGACCGATGTACAAGCGCCGATCATGGCTTTGGCGGCCCTCAGTGAAGGCAGTTGCACCATCGAGGAAACGGTATTTGAAAACCGTATGCACCACATCCCCGAACTGAACCGCATGGGAGCAGATATTCGCCTGAAAAACCGTGTGGCCTTGATCCGGGGGGTGCCCTCGTTTTCTGCTGCACCGGTAGTGGCTACCGATTTGCGGGCGGGCGCGGCCCTAGTATTGGCCGGGTTGGCCGCCGAGGGATCCTCCACCATTCATGGATTGCACTACATCGATCGCGGTTACGAAGCCATCGATGAGAAGCTGCGCAATGTCGGGGCAAAGGTGTACCGGGGGGAAAGCCCGGCGCGGATCCCGGTTACAGCTTGAGGGGGTATAGCCCGATTCTTGGTTGTACTGATGTGGGTCAAACGCAGCACCGCCTGTTCTGCCCCGGAAGGGATATGGCCGCGGAGGGAGCTGCCCAGTGACCCTGCCCTATCACTTGTCCCAATTTACTGACCCACAGAATAGTTGCCACAAGCCTGACCGGGATCACAGGCTGACCGATATCACTGCCCCACCCCACTCCCATCGAGTCCAATAGAGACAGTTGAGTTCCACCACTGCCATGTCTATCCGCCAGATTGTCGAATCTGCTCTACAGCGAGCTTACTTGACCCGTGAGCAAGAATCCCAAATCAACCACCTGCTCTGGCAGCAGCTCTACAGCCAAACCGATCTGGATGCTATCGATCAACTGACCCTCGCCTTGCTCAGAGGGCAGGTACAGGCTGAACCGCGCATGGCATCCTACGCTGCCTAAGGGTTTCTACGTCATTTCATGGGGGCAGTTGCAGAAAAATACGCCAAATCGCTTAGATCAATATCCGTACAACCGCCAAGGCTAGAGGATACCCCAAATTCCATACTGAAAGTACAGTTGGGGCGGATCTCCACATGGACAGTATGCAGGCTATTATCGACGAAGCCTTTCAAACACGGGTGCTGACTCATCGGCAGCAGCGGCATCTGGATGTACTGTTAATGCGCCAGCAATATAGCAGTACGGAGTTGCAGGGGCTACGACAATTGCGCCAAGCCCTAGCAGAAGGCCATGTGGTCTCTGGCTCCGATAGCTTGGTTTTGATGAGCGAATCTACTTAAATCAAGTTCATCCAGCCTTACAGCCTTTTCCAGCTTTATCTGATACAGCAGATTCACGTCAATCCCTTGCTCCATCAAGTTTTTTGTCTAGCTCAAGAGCCTGTATGAAGTCGGAAAAGGCTGTATATTTACATCTAATGACAGTCAAAACTGTCGGATCCAACCGCGGAAAGGGCAGGGAAGTGCTGTACAACTGAGGCAGTGGCGCTGCTGCTCTCTTCTATTGGCTCAACCCATGAAACCCTTTGCTCTGCCGGATCCCTGGGGCATCTATTCTGTTTGGCGTCGCCATGCGGAGGTGTATCGCAAAACCTGGCTGGTGAACTTTTTGCCCCCAGTCACCGAGCCTTTGGTTTATCTGCTGGCATTTGGTTTTGGCCTCACCCCTTTGGTGGGGGAGCTGGTGTACTTGGGGCAGCCCGCCACCTATCTGCAATTTATTGCACCAGGGATGATCGCGGTGGCCATCCTTTTCCAGGCTTTTTTTGAAGGAGCCTACGGCAGCTTTATTCGCCTTAACTATCAGCGCACCTGGCATGCTCTTCTCACCGCTCCTCTCAGCTACACCCAGGTGTTTTTGGGAGATTGGCTTTGGGCGGCTACCCGTGGCTTTATTTCCGGGATAGTCACCGGGTTGGTGACGGTGGTGGTTGGCCTTTATCCCCTGCAGGGGTTGCTGGGATCCCTGCCGATTTTGGCCTTGGGAAGCTTGGTGTTCGCTGCCATGGGATTGCTGACAGCAGGGCTAGTGGTGACGGTGGATCAGGTGAACGTGCCGATCTTCACCTTGGTGGTGCCGATGTTCGTGTTGTGTGGCACCTATTTCCCGCGAGATAACCTGCCGGTTGCCCTGAACTGGGTAGCCAGCTTTTTGCCCCTGTCCAGTTTGGTGGATTTGGTGCGTTGGCCGCTGGGGTTGCCCAACCTATGGCTGCTGGAATTGGCTTGGATGATCCTGTTGGTAGTGGGGGTGGGGGCTTTAGCCCACTGGCAGTTGGCCCGTAGGTTGTTCAGCTAGCTGTTTTAGCTTTTTCGATAAGAGGGGTAGTGAGGGAGTATCCGCTCACACAGCTTTGGGGCCAGCCCTCTTTTAGGGTAGGAGCTGTTCTGAGTAACTGCCTCTGTGTCGGCCATGTCTCCAATCCCTTCCCTTCAGCCTCTTCTCCCTCAACAGAGCGGGATCCCGTGCTTGGACATCACCCCTTTTCGGGAAGGGACAGATCCGCTGGGACTAGCCAAGGCGTTCGGGGCCGCCCTGGAGCAGGTGGGGTTTGTGATCATTACAGGCCACGGGATCCCAGAGGAGATAATCCAAACCGCTTACGACAAGGTGCTGGCCTTCTACGATCTGCCCCTAGACCAGAAGATGCTGGTGGCCATTCCAGATCGGGTGAAAAATCGGGGGTATCTACCGATTGGTATCGAAAGTGTGGCTGCTACCCGTGGAGCAGAAATTCCCTACGGTGACCCTCCGGGTCGTGCGGAGCACGATCTCTGTGAAGCCCTGGTATTTAACGACCTGTTTCGGGAAGATCTGCAACGGCCTCAGGCAGGATGGGATCCCGACTCTGGTAACCTTTGGCCCACCTATCCAGCGGGATTGCGGGCAGCCCTGCTCACCTACGATGCAGCCTTGCTGGGGCTCACTGAAACCTTAATGCGCATCAGCGCCCTGGCATTAGACTTACCAGAAACCTATTTTCTGCCCTTTATGGAGGGGAAAGGGGGAGTGCTGCGGGCGGTGCATTATCCCGAACAAGAGGTGGAACCGAGACCAGGGCAATTGCGCTACGGCGCTCACTCCGACTACGGCGGCTTTACCCTTCTGCGGCAAGATGGGGCACCGGGGGGACTACAGATATACTCCAAGTCAGCGGAGTGGATCGATGTGCAGGCCGTTCCCAACTCCTTTGTCATCAACATTGGCGATTTGCTGGCCCGTTGGACAAATGACCGTTGGCGCTCTACAGTGCACCGGGTGGTGAACCCCCCCAGAGAGGCTTTCGGCGCGAGCCGCCGTCTATCCTTAGTTTATTTTACGGCCCCCCGCGATGATGCTTGGATCGAATGCTTGCCCACTTGCCAGGATGCAGGCAATCCCCCTCGCTATGCCCCTGTACGGGCCGGGGAATATATCCGCTCTAAGTTGGATATCTCGATGATTGGGGAGAGAAGGCACTAAAAACGAGACCAAGCCCGCAGCCATTCCCGTAGCGTTTCCAACCATCCAGTCGGCTGTGTGGCTGCCCAAGGGGATCCCGTGGCCGAGTCTTCATGTGGGAGAAAATTGGTCTGTCCGGGAGGTACTGCATAAACCCGAATGGGCTTGGCGTTGGGAGAGGGTTTCACTGGGTGCGCCTGCACGTGTGAGAGTTGTTCCCTCACCGCTTGATACACAGGTGTGGATAGCAGCAACTGGGAACTGAGCTCCACATTGGCTGACTCCAACCAGGTGGCAAAATTCACCGACTTGCCAAAGGCGGAAACCCGCTGTGGGTCTTGAGGATCGATATTGAGCAAAATCGTGGGCCCGTAGTGGATCCCGAGGGTGAGGTTGACCTCTGGGTAAGAGAGTTCCCGCAGAGTGGTGTTCAGATCCGCCACCGACTCTAGAAGGGCCAGCCCGGTTTGCAGGGCTTGTTGTACTGCTGTCTGAGGATGCTTGAGGCCAAAAAGAGCCAGGCTTTTGAAGCCGTTGTGGCTGGTCAATACCCCCTGATACTGCTTTACAAGCGCACCCATTTGGGTGAAATAGCGGCCCAAGGTATAGACAATATCGTAGGGAAAGTGTTCTTCGTCGAAGGTGGCCATTCCCCGTAGGGAGGCGCTGAGGATGGCGGCTGGGACTCGGCTACCGATGGAATGAGCCCGCAATTGATGTTGGGCCACCTCTACATCTTCACTGTCGATCACCAACCGCTGTAGGGTAACATCCCCGGTAATGCGAGTTTGACAGGCTAGCCGGATGTGCACAGGCAGATCCAGCCGTTCCGCCAATTTTTTCTCGGCAGGGGTCATGATGCGGCAATGTTCACTGCCTTCTAGGATCATGATGCGACAGGTGGAGCAGGCTGCATTTCCTCCACAGGCATGGGCATGGCGTACCCCCGCATCGAGCA encodes:
- the murA gene encoding UDP-N-acetylglucosamine 1-carboxyvinyltransferase — protein: MEGFVPSPTLAGTGSLPETAGPVLHITGKHPLQGHIPVGGAKNSALALMAGSLLAPGACRIQNVPRLLDIERMGQILTTLGVKVSHVGHTLDLDASSLKTSQAPYELVSQLRASFFITGPLLARLGVARVPLPGGCAIGSRPVDLHVRGLQALGATVQIEHGVVHACARKLVGTRIYLDYPSVGATETLMMAATLAEGETVIENAAQEPEVADLAHFCQAMGARIRGVGTNTLVVVGVPRLHGAEYTVIPDRIEASTYLIAGAITRSHLTIGPVIPDHLRAVIAKLQVMGLRVEEEGPNRLRIAPAQLESGWLCQATDIQTLPYPGFPTDVQAPIMALAALSEGSCTIEETVFENRMHHIPELNRMGADIRLKNRVALIRGVPSFSAAPVVATDLRAGAALVLAGLAAEGSSTIHGLHYIDRGYEAIDEKLRNVGAKVYRGESPARIPVTA
- a CDS encoding ABC transporter permease; its protein translation is MKPFALPDPWGIYSVWRRHAEVYRKTWLVNFLPPVTEPLVYLLAFGFGLTPLVGELVYLGQPATYLQFIAPGMIAVAILFQAFFEGAYGSFIRLNYQRTWHALLTAPLSYTQVFLGDWLWAATRGFISGIVTGLVTVVVGLYPLQGLLGSLPILALGSLVFAAMGLLTAGLVVTVDQVNVPIFTLVVPMFVLCGTYFPRDNLPVALNWVASFLPLSSLVDLVRWPLGLPNLWLLELAWMILLVVGVGALAHWQLARRLFS
- a CDS encoding isopenicillin N synthase family dioxygenase; the protein is MDITPFREGTDPLGLAKAFGAALEQVGFVIITGHGIPEEIIQTAYDKVLAFYDLPLDQKMLVAIPDRVKNRGYLPIGIESVAATRGAEIPYGDPPGRAEHDLCEALVFNDLFREDLQRPQAGWDPDSGNLWPTYPAGLRAALLTYDAALLGLTETLMRISALALDLPETYFLPFMEGKGGVLRAVHYPEQEVEPRPGQLRYGAHSDYGGFTLLRQDGAPGGLQIYSKSAEWIDVQAVPNSFVINIGDLLARWTNDRWRSTVHRVVNPPREAFGASRRLSLVYFTAPRDDAWIECLPTCQDAGNPPRYAPVRAGEYIRSKLDISMIGERRH
- a CDS encoding adenylate/guanylate cyclase domain-containing protein, whose translation is MQITCRPDNLVFEADPLRSVLENLLDAGVRHAHACGGNAACSTCRIMILEGSEHCRIMTPAEKKLAERLDLPVHIRLACQTRITGDVTLQRLVIDSEDVEVAQHQLRAHSIGSRVPAAILSASLRGMATFDEEHFPYDIVYTLGRYFTQMGALVKQYQGVLTSHNGFKSLALFGLKHPQTAVQQALQTGLALLESVADLNTTLRELSYPEVNLTLGIHYGPTILLNIDPQDPQRVSAFGKSVNFATWLESANVELSSQLLLSTPVYQAVREQLSHVQAHPVKPSPNAKPIRVYAVPPGQTNFLPHEDSATGSPWAATQPTGWLETLREWLRAWSRF